From one Desulfovibrio sp. X2 genomic stretch:
- a CDS encoding GlsB/YeaQ/YmgE family stress response membrane protein has protein sequence MGIIWFLIIGLCAGWLAGKIMRGGGFGLGGNLIVGVIGALVGGFLFGVLGIHTYSLIGSLVTATVGAIVLLWLLSLLRR, from the coding sequence ATGGGTATCATCTGGTTTCTGATCATCGGGTTGTGCGCGGGCTGGCTGGCCGGAAAGATCATGCGCGGCGGCGGGTTCGGCCTGGGCGGCAACCTGATCGTGGGCGTCATCGGCGCGCTGGTCGGCGGCTTCCTCTTCGGCGTGCTGGGCATCCACACCTACAGCCTGATCGGCAGCCTGGTCACGGCCACGGTCGGCGCCATAGTGCTGCTCTGGCTGCTTTCGCTGCTGCGGCGATGA